One segment of Phycisphaerales bacterium DNA contains the following:
- a CDS encoding DUF5335 family protein produces the protein MTNTLTHDIPRAIWGPYFDGLSRMYQGWRVTVEVLSSDMGDQPVAEGARLYAITLEPRGDEPPAVLIQTGDDLEGVHDHYADAPIAVREVNTQPGYEADVQIESLGGVTTLLRIQRRAELPPARTPSRLPTARAASLPVAGAVLGLAFAGLAVWLVMQLLRPTERRAM, from the coding sequence ATGACCAACACCCTCACCCACGATATCCCCCGCGCCATATGGGGCCCCTACTTCGACGGCCTCTCCCGCATGTACCAGGGCTGGCGAGTCACTGTCGAGGTCCTCAGCTCGGACATGGGCGACCAGCCCGTCGCCGAGGGCGCCCGCCTCTACGCCATCACCCTCGAGCCCCGCGGCGACGAACCCCCCGCCGTGCTCATCCAGACCGGCGACGACCTCGAAGGCGTCCACGACCACTACGCCGACGCCCCTATCGCCGTGCGCGAAGTAAACACCCAGCCCGGCTACGAGGCCGACGTGCAGATCGAATCCCTCGGCGGCGTCACCACGCTCCTCCGCATCCAACGGCGCGCCGAACTCCCACCCGCGCGCACTCCATCACGCCTCCCCACCGCGCGCGCCGCCAGCCTCCCAGTGGCCGGCGCCGTCCTCGGCCTCGCCTTCGCCGGCCTCGCCGTCTGGCTCGTCATGCAACTACTGAGACCGACCGAGCGTCGCGCGATGTAG
- a CDS encoding SDR family oxidoreductase yields the protein MKLKKLDQQVIVITGGTSGIGLVTARLAAKKGAKLVIAARNEQALRELQDELASSGTDAVCVLADVANEHEVERIAATATEAYGGFDTWINNAGVSVYGRLEDVPAEDHRRLFETNFWGLVYGSLTAAKLLKQRGGAIINIGSVLSDRAIPLQGMYSASKHAVKGFTDALRMELEEEGSPVSVTLIKPSAIDTPYTKHAKNYMDSEPKNPAPVYAPEVVARTILYCCENPQRDVTVGAGGKILSTIGAVAPRLTDKVMEGMFFQGQKRSEPNRGDQDSLHEPSGRDLEERGEYPGHVSESSLYTAMRLHPLMASVAVLGAALAVTAVVFGATGRGPMRGRTLRTPDLRRGVPRAFTRVAKTYNRAGQPVARGIRTAAKKAPSARAAFEEWVSARPFKR from the coding sequence ATGAAGCTCAAGAAGCTCGATCAGCAGGTCATCGTGATTACCGGCGGCACCAGCGGCATCGGCCTGGTGACGGCGCGGCTGGCGGCGAAGAAGGGGGCCAAGCTCGTGATCGCGGCGCGGAACGAGCAGGCGCTGCGGGAGCTGCAGGATGAGCTCGCGTCGAGCGGGACGGACGCGGTGTGCGTGCTGGCGGACGTGGCGAACGAGCACGAGGTGGAGCGGATCGCGGCAACCGCGACGGAGGCGTACGGCGGGTTTGACACGTGGATCAACAACGCGGGCGTGAGCGTGTATGGGAGGCTGGAGGATGTGCCGGCGGAGGACCACCGGCGGCTATTTGAGACGAACTTCTGGGGGCTGGTGTACGGGTCGCTCACGGCGGCCAAGCTCCTGAAGCAGCGGGGCGGGGCGATCATCAACATCGGGAGCGTGCTGAGTGATCGGGCGATCCCGCTGCAGGGGATGTACAGCGCGAGCAAGCACGCGGTGAAGGGATTCACCGATGCGCTGCGGATGGAGCTGGAGGAGGAGGGCTCGCCGGTCAGCGTGACGCTGATCAAGCCGAGCGCGATCGATACGCCGTACACCAAGCACGCGAAGAACTACATGGACAGCGAGCCCAAGAACCCGGCGCCGGTGTATGCGCCCGAGGTGGTGGCGCGGACGATCCTGTACTGCTGCGAGAACCCGCAAAGGGACGTGACGGTGGGGGCGGGGGGGAAGATCCTGTCGACGATCGGGGCGGTGGCCCCGCGCCTGACGGACAAGGTGATGGAGGGGATGTTCTTCCAGGGGCAGAAGAGGAGCGAACCAAATCGCGGCGATCAGGACAGCCTGCACGAGCCGAGCGGGCGCGACCTGGAGGAGCGGGGCGAGTACCCGGGGCACGTGTCGGAGTCGAGCCTTTATACGGCGATGCGGCTGCACCCGTTGATGGCAAGCGTGGCGGTGCTGGGGGCGGCGCTGGCGGTGACGGCGGTCGTGTTCGGGGCGACGGGGCGGGGGCCGATGCGGGGCAGGACGCTGCGCACGCCGGACCTGCGGCGGGGCGTGCCGCGGGCGTTCACGCGGGTGGCGAAGACGTACAACAGGGCCGGTCAGCCGGTCGCGCGGGGGATCCGCACGGCGGCGAAGAAGGCGCCGAGCGCGCGTGCGGCGTTTGAGGAGTGGGTGAGTGCGCGGCCGTTCAAGCGGTAG
- the sppA gene encoding signal peptide peptidase SppA, with product MRTAHAAFVLLLTTLASTLLTACSPRVEIGIGEFPERNLKPATVLADQNAGSLRVAMIDVKGLIMDADKPSLLGAGANPVDRFTVRLAMAENDPSVRAIVVRISSPGGTVTGSDIMYHELRRFAESSRKPVVASMGEIATSGGYYLALAADHIVAEPTTITGSIGVIMPTFNFSEGMRKIGISSRSVKSAANKDIANPFEAPREGHFAILQGLVDEYYARFRSLVLARRKIDPAKVDTVADGRVFSGAQALELGLIDELGGVREAFAAAKKLAGLSRATLVKYSDENYPARTPWAVAPTTEPAKSTLSLRMDLNNPLADLTTQETAGVYYLWYPGME from the coding sequence ATGAGAACCGCTCACGCCGCGTTCGTGCTGCTCCTAACCACCCTCGCATCCACGCTGCTCACCGCCTGCTCGCCCCGGGTGGAGATCGGCATCGGCGAGTTCCCCGAGCGAAACCTCAAGCCCGCCACCGTCCTCGCCGACCAGAACGCCGGCTCCCTCCGCGTCGCCATGATCGACGTCAAGGGCCTCATCATGGACGCCGACAAGCCCTCGCTCCTGGGCGCCGGCGCCAACCCCGTCGACCGCTTCACCGTCCGCCTCGCCATGGCCGAGAACGACCCCAGCGTCCGCGCCATCGTCGTCCGCATCAGCTCCCCCGGCGGCACCGTCACCGGCAGCGACATCATGTACCACGAGCTGCGCCGCTTCGCGGAGTCCAGCCGCAAACCCGTCGTCGCCTCTATGGGCGAGATCGCCACCAGCGGCGGCTACTACCTCGCCCTCGCCGCCGACCACATCGTCGCCGAGCCCACCACCATTACCGGCTCCATCGGCGTCATCATGCCAACCTTCAACTTCAGCGAAGGCATGCGGAAGATCGGCATCTCCTCGCGCTCCGTGAAGAGCGCCGCCAACAAGGACATCGCCAACCCCTTCGAGGCCCCGCGCGAGGGCCACTTCGCCATCCTCCAGGGCCTCGTCGACGAGTACTACGCCCGCTTCCGCTCGCTCGTCCTCGCCCGCCGCAAGATCGACCCCGCCAAGGTCGACACCGTCGCCGACGGCCGCGTCTTCTCCGGCGCCCAGGCCCTCGAGCTCGGCCTCATCGACGAGCTCGGCGGCGTCCGCGAGGCCTTCGCCGCCGCCAAAAAACTCGCCGGCCTCTCCCGCGCCACCCTCGTCAAGTACTCCGACGAAAACTACCCCGCCCGAACCCCCTGGGCCGTCGCCCCCACGACCGAGCCCGCCAAGTCAACCCTCTCCCTCCGCATGGACCTGAACAACCCGTTGGCCGACCTCACCACCCAAGAGACCGCCGGCGTCTACTACCTCTGGTACCCCGGCATGGAATAG
- a CDS encoding NAD(P)/FAD-dependent oxidoreductase, whose amino-acid sequence MARSLYAQLHQRFSDGDHRLSRREVIGAALAASASLLISCRSQPRGRAQGPRVVVVGAGFGGLACAYELRCAGCDVVVVEARKRVGGRVLSFNAKNGNEFAAGRNVEGGGELIGSNHPTWQQYARRFGLKLLDVTESEDPGPIHLRGRALSDGEARDLYKGMEPIFAELTREAAGVDAERPWEMGPEIDMVSVAQRLSRIKGDELALYAAGVQLAADNAVPTARQSLLGMLACIKGGGLERYWTHSETHRCEGGNQRLALALAREVGKSRVLLGTPVAEIDTEEAVGRVTLADGSVLECDEVVLAVPPSVWQKIAMRPKLPWQLSPQMGEASKYLAAVKSRFWEEARRSPDAFSDGPINETWDGTDGQRGPGPAVLVGFSGARDSEPRLADPMLGKRSGTDRRMQMEALHPGFEGQFMREAHMDWPRDEWTGAGYSFPSPGEVTRNGPVLHEGLGRLHFVGEHACYRFCGYMEGGLSSGAAVARRIAGRSGVGVG is encoded by the coding sequence ATGGCGAGGTCGCTTTACGCGCAGCTGCACCAGCGTTTTTCTGACGGCGACCATCGGCTCTCGCGGCGCGAGGTGATCGGCGCGGCTTTAGCCGCGTCGGCTTCGCTGCTGATCAGTTGTCGCAGTCAGCCGAGAGGCCGGGCGCAGGGGCCGCGGGTGGTCGTTGTGGGGGCGGGGTTTGGGGGGCTTGCGTGCGCGTACGAGCTGCGGTGCGCGGGGTGTGATGTGGTGGTGGTCGAGGCCCGCAAGCGGGTGGGCGGGCGGGTGCTGTCGTTCAACGCGAAGAACGGGAATGAGTTCGCGGCGGGGCGGAACGTCGAGGGCGGGGGCGAGCTGATTGGGAGCAATCATCCGACATGGCAGCAGTACGCGCGGCGGTTTGGGCTGAAGCTGCTGGATGTGACGGAGAGCGAGGACCCGGGGCCGATCCACCTGCGGGGCCGGGCGCTGTCGGATGGTGAGGCGCGGGATCTGTACAAGGGGATGGAGCCGATTTTCGCGGAGCTGACGCGGGAGGCGGCGGGGGTGGACGCGGAGAGGCCGTGGGAGATGGGGCCCGAGATCGACATGGTGTCGGTGGCGCAGCGGCTGTCGCGGATCAAGGGTGATGAGCTGGCGCTGTACGCGGCGGGTGTGCAGCTGGCTGCGGACAACGCGGTGCCGACGGCGCGGCAGAGTCTGCTGGGGATGCTGGCGTGCATCAAGGGCGGCGGGCTCGAGCGGTACTGGACGCACAGCGAGACGCACCGGTGCGAGGGGGGCAATCAGCGGCTGGCGTTGGCGCTGGCGCGGGAGGTGGGGAAGTCGCGGGTGCTGCTGGGAACGCCGGTGGCGGAGATCGATACGGAGGAGGCGGTTGGCCGCGTGACGCTGGCGGACGGGTCGGTGCTGGAGTGTGATGAGGTGGTGCTGGCGGTGCCGCCTTCGGTGTGGCAGAAGATTGCGATGAGGCCGAAGCTGCCGTGGCAGTTGTCGCCGCAGATGGGCGAGGCGAGCAAGTACCTCGCGGCCGTGAAGTCGCGGTTCTGGGAAGAGGCGCGGCGATCGCCGGATGCGTTCAGCGATGGTCCGATCAACGAGACGTGGGATGGGACGGATGGTCAGCGCGGGCCGGGGCCGGCGGTGCTGGTGGGGTTCAGTGGGGCGAGGGACTCAGAGCCGCGGTTGGCTGATCCGATGCTGGGGAAGAGAAGCGGGACCGATCGGCGCATGCAGATGGAGGCGTTGCACCCTGGGTTCGAGGGGCAGTTCATGCGCGAGGCGCACATGGATTGGCCTCGCGACGAGTGGACGGGGGCGGGGTACTCGTTCCCGTCGCCGGGCGAGGTGACGCGGAATGGGCCGGTGCTGCACGAGGGACTCGGGCGGCTGCACTTTGTGGGCGAGCACGCGTGCTACCGGTTCTGCGGGTACATGGAGGGTGGGTTGAGCTCGGGGGCGGCGGTGGCGCGGCGGATTGCGGGGAGGAGTGGGGTGGGGGTGGGGTGA
- the sucC gene encoding ADP-forming succinate--CoA ligase subunit beta has product MKIHEYQARDLLRQYNIPVPAGQAIGSIEEAAGAFKSVTAGQASPLAVVKAQVHAGGRGKAGFVKLVKTAEEATAAARFMFTNRMVSPQTPPEGLEVTKLLIANGVDIAQRKGGGNEEFYLAITTDRTTRRNILIASREGGVEIEQVAHDRPDAIIKEPLHPLLGLQGFQARKIAFALGFTGKHVNQAAAIMQNLARLYIEKDCTLAEINPLIITASNGSTPGQVVAIDAKFSFDENGLFRHTDIQALEDPTEENPAELKAKKFGLTYIALDGNIGCLVNGAGLAMATMDIVKLEGASKNIEPANFLDVGGGASEEAVTEAFNIILSDPKVKGVLVNIFGGIMRCDVIAQGIINAARKFKNPDGSVGFKVPLVVRLEGTNVEAGRQLLSSARADIPTMQAATDLTDAARKVVAAVA; this is encoded by the coding sequence ATGAAGATCCACGAATACCAGGCCCGCGACCTCCTTCGTCAGTACAACATCCCGGTGCCCGCGGGGCAGGCGATCGGCTCCATCGAGGAAGCGGCAGGCGCGTTCAAGAGCGTGACGGCGGGGCAGGCCTCGCCGCTGGCGGTGGTGAAGGCGCAGGTGCACGCGGGCGGGCGCGGCAAGGCCGGTTTCGTGAAGCTCGTGAAGACGGCGGAGGAGGCGACGGCGGCCGCGCGGTTCATGTTCACGAACCGGATGGTGAGCCCGCAGACGCCGCCGGAGGGGCTGGAGGTCACGAAGCTGCTGATCGCCAACGGCGTGGACATTGCACAGCGAAAGGGCGGGGGCAATGAGGAGTTCTACCTCGCGATCACGACGGACCGCACGACGCGCCGGAACATTCTGATTGCGAGCCGCGAGGGCGGGGTGGAGATCGAGCAGGTCGCGCATGACCGGCCCGACGCGATCATCAAGGAGCCGCTGCACCCGCTGCTGGGGTTGCAGGGTTTCCAGGCGCGGAAGATCGCGTTTGCGCTGGGGTTCACGGGGAAGCACGTGAACCAGGCGGCGGCGATCATGCAGAACCTGGCGCGGCTGTACATCGAGAAGGACTGCACGCTGGCGGAGATCAACCCGCTGATCATCACGGCGAGCAACGGCAGCACGCCGGGGCAGGTGGTGGCGATCGACGCCAAGTTCTCGTTCGATGAGAACGGGCTGTTCCGGCACACGGACATCCAGGCGCTGGAGGACCCGACGGAGGAGAACCCGGCGGAGCTGAAGGCGAAGAAGTTTGGGCTGACCTACATCGCGCTGGACGGGAACATCGGGTGCCTGGTGAACGGCGCCGGGCTGGCGATGGCGACGATGGACATCGTGAAGCTCGAGGGAGCGAGCAAGAACATCGAGCCCGCGAACTTCCTGGACGTCGGCGGCGGGGCGAGCGAAGAGGCGGTGACCGAGGCGTTCAACATCATCCTGAGCGACCCCAAGGTGAAGGGGGTGCTGGTCAACATCTTCGGCGGCATCATGCGGTGCGACGTGATCGCGCAGGGGATCATCAACGCGGCGCGGAAGTTCAAGAACCCGGACGGGAGCGTGGGGTTCAAGGTGCCGCTGGTGGTGAGGCTGGAAGGAACGAACGTGGAGGCGGGGCGGCAGCTGCTGTCGTCGGCGCGCGCGGACATCCCCACGATGCAGGCGGCGACGGACCTGACGGACGCTGCGCGGAAGGTTGTGGCGGCGGTGGCGTGA
- a CDS encoding sigma-70 family RNA polymerase sigma factor: protein MTSDTPLAPEPGDDLVAAAARGDRAAWSDLYRWYAPIIHSLLLMTVARREADELTQEVFLKALPRLKDLRDTRALGAWLCQMARNEANTWGRKQKTAQAHNKSVAVKLADAAPSNTPHATPDPKLDPDHVLHHLRQLPDAYRETLALRLIAGLTGPQIAAATGMTHASVRVNLCRGMSMLRAALGLAAEAAKEGTP, encoded by the coding sequence CTGACCTCGGACACCCCACTCGCACCCGAGCCCGGCGACGACCTCGTCGCCGCGGCCGCGCGCGGGGACCGCGCCGCCTGGTCCGACCTCTACCGCTGGTACGCCCCCATCATCCACTCGCTCCTACTCATGACCGTCGCGCGGCGTGAGGCCGACGAGCTCACCCAGGAAGTCTTCCTCAAAGCCCTCCCGCGCCTCAAGGACCTCCGCGACACCCGCGCCCTGGGCGCCTGGCTCTGCCAGATGGCCCGCAACGAGGCCAACACCTGGGGCCGCAAGCAGAAGACCGCCCAGGCACACAACAAGTCCGTTGCTGTGAAACTGGCCGACGCCGCACCCTCGAACACACCGCATGCCACGCCCGACCCGAAGCTGGACCCAGACCACGTGCTCCACCATCTGCGACAGCTCCCCGACGCGTACCGCGAGACGCTCGCGCTGCGGCTCATCGCCGGCCTCACCGGCCCGCAGATCGCCGCCGCCACCGGCATGACCCACGCTTCCGTCCGCGTCAACCTCTGCCGCGGCATGTCGATGCTCCGCGCCGCGCTCGGCCTCGCCGCCGAAGCCGCCAAGGAGGGCACGCCGTGA
- a CDS encoding VCBS repeat-containing protein yields the protein MLTSLVALALVAANHTSKPQFVEAPGSPFPVGPQAGRLVSADVNGDTFKDIVLACGACCGQKHDANAGHVAVLLNNGKGSFSAAGHNVKVGPTALRVAVADLNGDRHADIACIEHDTYNVHLLWGDGKGAFTKSDVTVKSRDGTRPHSHDIVAADLNADGRADLAVTNANDNTISVLLSNGGGAFSPAKGSPFAAGRHPYEGLTAADFNADGRPDLAVTNLQGNAVAVLHNDGHGAFTMARGFPITLGERPGYVCAGDLNADGRADLLVSHDDVGMIDVLLAQPDGTHKPAKNSPLTLDVPVWGIDIADMDADGTNDAVLAGLRGHILILRGNGHGQLGPERVELKAGKAPCYAIAADFNNDGKMDVASSNYKSGDVTVWLGK from the coding sequence ATGCTGACCTCACTGGTCGCTCTCGCTCTTGTCGCCGCAAACCACACCAGCAAGCCGCAGTTCGTCGAAGCGCCTGGGTCGCCGTTCCCTGTCGGGCCGCAGGCGGGCCGGCTGGTCAGCGCCGACGTGAACGGTGACACCTTCAAGGACATCGTGCTCGCGTGCGGGGCGTGCTGCGGGCAGAAGCACGACGCGAACGCCGGGCACGTGGCCGTGCTGCTCAATAACGGGAAGGGCTCGTTCAGCGCCGCGGGCCACAACGTCAAGGTCGGGCCCACCGCTCTTCGCGTGGCCGTCGCCGACCTGAACGGCGACAGGCACGCCGACATTGCGTGCATCGAGCACGACACGTACAACGTCCACCTCCTGTGGGGCGACGGCAAGGGCGCGTTCACGAAGTCCGACGTCACCGTCAAGTCGCGCGACGGCACGCGCCCCCACTCGCACGACATCGTCGCGGCCGACCTCAACGCCGACGGGCGCGCCGACCTCGCTGTGACCAATGCCAATGACAACACCATCTCCGTGCTCCTGAGCAACGGCGGCGGCGCGTTCTCGCCCGCAAAGGGCTCGCCCTTTGCGGCGGGGCGCCATCCTTATGAGGGCCTCACGGCCGCGGACTTCAACGCCGACGGCAGGCCCGACCTCGCGGTGACCAACCTCCAGGGCAACGCGGTGGCCGTGCTGCACAACGACGGGCACGGCGCGTTCACCATGGCCCGCGGCTTCCCCATCACTCTCGGCGAGCGCCCCGGGTACGTCTGCGCCGGCGACCTCAACGCCGACGGGCGCGCCGACCTGCTCGTCTCGCACGATGACGTCGGCATGATCGACGTCCTCCTCGCCCAGCCCGACGGCACGCACAAGCCCGCCAAAAACTCACCGCTCACGCTTGACGTGCCCGTGTGGGGCATCGACATCGCGGACATGGACGCCGACGGCACCAACGACGCCGTACTCGCCGGCCTCCGCGGCCACATCCTCATCCTCCGCGGGAACGGCCATGGCCAGCTCGGCCCCGAGCGCGTTGAGCTGAAGGCAGGCAAGGCCCCCTGCTACGCCATCGCCGCGGACTTCAACAACGACGGGAAGATGGACGTGGCGTCGAGCAACTACAAGAGCGGGGATGTGACGGTGTGGCTGGGGAAGTGA
- the atpD gene encoding F0F1 ATP synthase subunit beta, translating into MATTGTITQVIGSTFDAQFPEDQLPEIYNAVEIKAQTKVGDLNLVGEVQQHLGGGRVRLVALGSTDGLRRGMPCVDTGGPVSVPVGEGVLGRVFNLLGHPIDKAGPVHATKTSPIHKQPPEFSQLNPNTEILPTGIKVIDLLCPFVRGGKIGLFGGAGVGKTVVIQEMIARVAKNFGGYSVFAGVGERTREGNDLWREMKEASYTDQNGKTAHVLDKVAMVFGQMNEPPGSRLRVALSALTMAEEFRDASGKETLMFVDNVFRFTQAGSEVSALLGRMPSAVGYQPTLSTEMGQLQERITSTSKGAITSVQAIYVPADDLTDPAPSTTFAHLDAFIVLARGIAEKGIYPAVDPLASTSRILDPQIIGQRHYGVAMRVQRILQRYKDLQDIIAILGVDELSEEDKRTVSRARKIERFLSQPFHVAEQFTGFKGVDSTLESTIDSFERLCNGEGDDLPESAFMYVGTLDDAKAKAAKMAAS; encoded by the coding sequence ATGGCCACGACCGGCACGATTACGCAGGTGATTGGTTCGACCTTCGACGCCCAGTTCCCCGAGGACCAGCTCCCGGAGATCTACAACGCCGTCGAGATCAAGGCCCAGACCAAGGTCGGCGACCTCAACCTCGTGGGCGAGGTTCAGCAGCACCTGGGCGGCGGGCGCGTCCGCCTTGTGGCCCTCGGTTCCACCGACGGCCTCCGGCGCGGCATGCCCTGCGTTGACACCGGCGGCCCCGTCTCCGTGCCCGTTGGCGAGGGCGTGCTCGGTCGCGTGTTCAACCTGCTCGGCCACCCCATCGATAAGGCCGGCCCGGTGCACGCCACCAAGACCTCGCCCATCCACAAGCAGCCGCCCGAGTTCAGCCAGCTCAACCCCAACACCGAAATCCTGCCCACGGGCATCAAGGTCATCGACCTGCTGTGCCCCTTCGTCCGCGGCGGCAAGATCGGTCTGTTCGGCGGCGCCGGCGTCGGCAAGACCGTCGTGATCCAGGAAATGATCGCCCGCGTGGCCAAGAACTTCGGTGGCTACTCGGTGTTCGCCGGCGTGGGTGAGCGCACCCGCGAGGGCAACGACCTCTGGCGCGAAATGAAGGAAGCCAGCTACACCGACCAGAACGGCAAGACCGCTCACGTGCTCGACAAGGTCGCCATGGTGTTCGGCCAGATGAACGAGCCGCCGGGCTCGCGTCTCCGCGTCGCCCTCTCGGCCCTCACCATGGCCGAGGAGTTCCGCGACGCCTCCGGTAAGGAGACGCTGATGTTCGTGGACAACGTGTTCCGCTTCACGCAGGCGGGCTCCGAGGTGTCGGCCCTCCTTGGGCGTATGCCCAGCGCCGTGGGTTACCAGCCCACGCTGTCCACGGAGATGGGGCAGCTGCAGGAGCGCATTACCTCGACCAGCAAGGGCGCTATCACCTCGGTGCAGGCCATCTACGTGCCCGCCGACGACCTGACCGACCCGGCCCCCTCCACCACCTTCGCCCACCTTGACGCGTTCATCGTGCTGGCGCGTGGTATCGCCGAGAAGGGCATCTACCCGGCCGTGGACCCGCTGGCCTCGACCAGCCGAATCCTCGACCCGCAGATCATCGGGCAGCGGCACTACGGCGTTGCGATGCGGGTGCAGCGCATCCTGCAGCGCTACAAGGACCTCCAGGACATCATCGCCATCCTCGGCGTCGACGAGCTTTCGGAAGAGGACAAGCGGACCGTGTCCCGCGCCCGCAAGATCGAGCGGTTCCTGTCGCAGCCCTTCCACGTGGCCGAGCAGTTCACCGGCTTCAAGGGCGTGGACTCCACGCTCGAGTCAACGATCGACAGCTTCGAGCGGCTGTGCAACGGCGAGGGCGACGACCTGCCCGAGTCGGCGTTCATGTACGTCGGCACGCTGGATGACGCGAAGGCCAAGGCCGCGAAGATGGCCGCGAGCTGA
- a CDS encoding sterol desaturase family protein produces the protein MFVFITVLAFAVVMILVEALRPARNWPRVKGWWPRAIFVNLVQVGFVFIAGLLWDRWFKQWQPWSAEPLGRVGGALLGYFVITFVYYWWHRWRHEVPLLWRWVHQLHHSPQRIEVITSFYKHPIELFINGVLSSTITYLVCGLNAEQAAGAVLLTGLAELFYHWNVRTPYWLGYIIQRPESHCVHHREGIHHYNFSDLPLWDMLFGTFHNPRDVDFRCGFGEQEQRLGDMLLGVDVTSVGATQPVPMEGSKP, from the coding sequence ATGTTCGTCTTCATCACCGTCCTCGCGTTCGCCGTCGTGATGATCCTGGTCGAGGCGCTCCGCCCGGCCCGCAACTGGCCGAGGGTGAAGGGGTGGTGGCCACGGGCGATCTTCGTGAACCTGGTGCAGGTGGGGTTCGTGTTCATCGCGGGGCTGCTGTGGGACCGGTGGTTCAAGCAGTGGCAGCCGTGGTCGGCCGAGCCGCTGGGGCGCGTGGGGGGCGCGCTGCTGGGCTACTTCGTGATCACGTTCGTGTACTACTGGTGGCACCGGTGGCGGCACGAGGTGCCGCTGCTGTGGCGCTGGGTGCACCAGCTGCACCACAGCCCGCAGCGGATCGAGGTGATCACCAGCTTCTACAAGCACCCGATCGAGCTGTTCATCAACGGCGTGCTCTCGAGCACGATCACATACCTGGTGTGCGGACTGAACGCCGAGCAGGCCGCGGGGGCGGTGCTGCTGACAGGGCTCGCGGAGCTGTTCTACCACTGGAACGTGCGGACGCCCTACTGGCTGGGATACATCATCCAGCGGCCCGAGAGCCACTGCGTGCACCACCGGGAGGGCATCCACCACTACAACTTCTCCGACCTGCCGCTGTGGGACATGCTGTTCGGCACATTCCACAACCCGCGCGACGTGGACTTCCGCTGCGGGTTCGGCGAGCAGGAGCAGCGGCTGGGTGACATGCTGCTGGGCGTGGACGTGACCAGCGTGGGCGCGACGCAGCCGGTGCCGATGGAGGGGAGCAAGCCGTGA
- a CDS encoding DCC1-like thiol-disulfide oxidoreductase family protein yields MSTPTTAARRPLGENGWTGGQYSLIRATVGAYLLVHFVHLIPWAGETFSNAGMLPEGAASPLMKLFPSVLLINDSPAFVQLLLAIAGAAAVAFLLGWRDRVAAILMWYVLACLFGRNPMTANPSLPFVGWMLLAHACLPVVPYGSLVARGRVDPAGSWRFPPAIFAGAWVLMALGYSYSGYTKLISPSWVDGSALHHVLENPLARPTWLREFLLSLPAELLQWATWGGLGLELAFAPLAIIRRIRPFIWLAMLMMHVSLMVLIDFADLSFGMVLLHLFTFNPAWIPARRGGRPLEVFFDGHCGLCHGFVRFALAEDRRGGLVFAPLDGETFRDRVSSAGATLPDSLTVLGDDGQLLARSAAVGRVLGALGGLWRVASVVLAAVPRPIADAAYDIVARNRRRLGRPEEACPLLPPGLRARMLP; encoded by the coding sequence ATGAGCACCCCCACCACCGCCGCGAGGCGTCCATTGGGCGAGAACGGCTGGACCGGGGGGCAGTACAGCCTGATCCGCGCCACTGTCGGCGCGTACCTGCTTGTGCACTTCGTGCACCTGATTCCCTGGGCGGGCGAGACGTTTTCGAACGCGGGCATGCTGCCCGAGGGCGCGGCGAGCCCGCTGATGAAGCTGTTTCCCAGCGTGCTGCTGATCAATGACTCGCCGGCGTTCGTGCAGTTGCTGCTGGCCATTGCGGGCGCGGCGGCGGTGGCGTTCCTCCTGGGGTGGCGCGACCGCGTCGCGGCCATCCTCATGTGGTACGTGCTCGCGTGTCTTTTCGGGCGCAACCCGATGACCGCGAATCCCAGCCTGCCGTTCGTGGGGTGGATGCTGCTGGCGCACGCGTGCCTGCCGGTGGTGCCGTACGGCTCTCTCGTGGCCCGCGGGCGGGTGGACCCAGCGGGATCGTGGCGGTTCCCGCCGGCAATCTTCGCGGGGGCGTGGGTCCTGATGGCGCTTGGATACTCCTACAGCGGCTACACCAAGCTGATCAGCCCCTCGTGGGTCGACGGCTCCGCGCTGCACCACGTGCTGGAGAACCCGCTGGCACGCCCGACGTGGCTGCGCGAGTTCCTCCTGTCACTGCCGGCGGAGCTGCTTCAGTGGGCGACGTGGGGCGGGCTGGGACTGGAGCTTGCGTTTGCGCCGCTGGCGATCATCCGCCGCATCCGGCCGTTCATCTGGCTGGCCATGCTCATGATGCACGTGAGCCTGATGGTGCTCATCGACTTCGCGGACCTGAGCTTCGGGATGGTGCTGCTGCACCTGTTCACGTTCAACCCCGCGTGGATTCCGGCTCGACGCGGCGGGCGGCCGCTGGAGGTTTTCTTTGATGGGCACTGCGGGCTGTGCCACGGGTTCGTGCGGTTCGCGCTGGCGGAGGACCGCCGCGGTGGCCTTGTGTTCGCCCCGCTGGACGGGGAGACGTTCCGGGACCGGGTTTCATCCGCGGGTGCGACGCTCCCCGACAGTCTCACGGTCCTCGGCGATGACGGTCAGCTGCTGGCACGATCGGCGGCGGTTGGGCGAGTGCTGGGGGCGCTGGGAGGGCTGTGGCGGGTGGCTTCAGTGGTGCTCGCCGCTGTTCCGCGACCGATCGCGGACGCGGCGTACGACATTGTCGCCCGGAACCGGCGTCGGCTGGGGAGGCCGGAAGAGGCGTGCCCGCTGCTGCCGCCGGGGTTGCGGGCGCGGATGCTGCCGTGA